One genomic window of Actinoalloteichus hoggarensis includes the following:
- the yidD gene encoding membrane protein insertion efficiency factor YidD yields MSDDRSEAARRAGPVSRVLLLPVRAYQRWISPLLPASCRFYPTCSAYAVEALTVHGAARGIWLTLRRLGRCGPWHPGGLDPVPPRRDSSEETMVTNDNRAEE; encoded by the coding sequence GTGAGTGACGATCGGTCCGAGGCCGCCAGACGTGCCGGACCGGTCAGTCGTGTCCTGCTGCTGCCGGTGCGTGCCTACCAGCGGTGGATCTCTCCGCTGCTCCCGGCCAGTTGTCGCTTCTATCCGACCTGTAGTGCCTACGCCGTCGAGGCGTTGACCGTCCATGGCGCCGCGCGGGGTATCTGGTTGACCCTGCGCAGGCTCGGCCGGTGCGGTCCCTGGCACCCAGGCGGGCTAGACCCCGTTCCTCCTCGTCGAGACTCTTCCGAGGAGACCATGGTGACCAACGACAATCGCGCCGAGGAGTAG